Proteins encoded within one genomic window of Tachysurus vachellii isolate PV-2020 chromosome 16, HZAU_Pvac_v1, whole genome shotgun sequence:
- the il17ra1a gene encoding interleukin 17 receptor A1a isoform X1, with translation MALKCLSAVLFFFCTSEVSGLGITNRSSLTCDQMVPCEININHCVYKEWLKPQTFTPTSPVDLKVHVDVTTDERGYLVPVIVAEWKARDDGSIIHLTGTEFQVTKQGNGEHICVHYIFLKKITTMRNEFDEQWSFTLDKVIVDPDETYLVSVSNLPKPNIAHTSYNINKTIKVSGCKSPAMQKTQICIERGDNWNPNISMVRSGPQDRTLFIAFDTDEHSETYKVHVKCKQHKETQNLSKENMSSLNVTFDLEAWPHTCCSFTVEIQPFFKCGNDCLRKKRSFNICPADPPKAANSADGLWKVFTGLFVVFCGLCAICAICLRYRKQQKGPAIPLHGHPTPDNLPDAEHSVLIIYSRDHPKYTDIVLKLCAFLRAKCGTEVYLDLLDTASIGAMGRLQWMELQMRRIEQSSAKVLVLCSRGVQAKWGAMCGGPQVLLHEDVCSPMGDMLTLALQLITPDMQRPASYGKYLVAYFEDICGERDVPSMFDLAVKYKLMKHFEELFFRILDLEKYQKGKVNAIKGIGIDDYINCPSGKALRDAIETFQAYQLENPDWFEKECLDSEDEVPGTEISPFLNECPPQVLKCDPVLNFGPSVCECKVEVHCADQTHSVWSTEIPHLNLDYEEPFVQDVQPACQVYSLHPAVETPLGIHQAGVCHANSENHPCLLIEPALQEPLPSSRNEVFVNKGPFLEDSSATDKEDALKKLLNLQVSLVSVDITAPPPSVDDQFQTSWDVHSSQPVEVDESQVEDASGRRQSRWSDQGYSSRDSMVREEPPPSSLVALAKLQEALYLNSPISSGFCTETMES, from the exons ATGGCTCTGAAGTGTTTatcagctgttttatttttcttctgtacATCTGAAGTTTCTGGTCTTGGCATCACAAACAGATCCTCTCTGACCTGCGACCAAATG GTGCCATGTGAAATTAATATAA ATCACTGTGTATATAAAGAATGGCTGAAACCACAGACTTTCACTCCAACCAGTCCAGTAGATCTAAAGGTTCATGTAGACGTCACGACGGATGAGAGGGGATACTTGGTGCCTGTAATTGTGGCAGAATGGAAAGCAAGGGATGATG GGAGCATTATACATTTGACTGGAACAGAGTTTCAAGTGACAAAGCAGGGCAACGGTGAGCACATctgtgttcattacatttttcttaAGAAGATTACTACAATGAGAAATGAATTTGATGAACAG TGGTCTTTTACTTTGGACAAAGTGATTGTCGATCCAGATGAGACTTATTTGGTATCTGTCTCCAACCTTCCCAAGCCCAACATCGCACACACCAGTTACAACATTAACAAAACTATCAAAGTCTCAG GTTGTAAAAGTCCTGCTATGCAGAAGACTCAGATCTGCATCGAAAGGG GAGACAACTGGAATCCCAACATCTCCATGGTGAGATCAGGGCCTCAGGACAGGAcactttttattgcttttgacACTGATGAGCATTCTGAAACTTATAAAGTCCATGTGAAGTGCAAACAAcacaaagaaacccaaaatcTCAGTAAG GAAAACATGTCCTCCCTAAATGTCACATTTGACCTAGAAGCTTGGCCACACACATGCTGCAGTTTCACTGTGGAG ATCCAGCCATTCTTTAAGTGTGGAAATGACTGCTTACGGAAGAAAAGAAGTTTTAATATATGCCCAG CAGACCCACCTAAGGCAGCAAACAGTGCAGATGGTTTGTGGAAGGTTTTTACTGGGTTGTTTGTCGTATTCTGTGGTCTTTGTGCCATTTGTGCCATTTGTTTGCGCTACAGAAAGCAGCAGAAGG GTCCAGCAATACCCCTGCATGGGCACCCTACTCCAGATAATCTACCAGATGCTGAGCATTCCGTGTTAATCATCTACTCAAGAGATCACCCAAAATACACTGATATAGTGCTGAAGCTCTGTGCCTTCTTGAGGGCCAAGTGCGGCACAGAGGTTTACTTGGACCTCCTGGACACGGCCTCTATAGGAGCCATGGGCCGCCTGCAATGGATGGAATTACAGATGCGTCGTATAGAGCAATCTTCTGCCAAAGTGCTGGTCCTCTGCTCACGAGGAGTGCAGGCCAAGTGGGGAGCCATGTGTGGCGGACCTCAAGTCCTCTTACATGAGGATGTTTGCTCGCCAATGGGGGACATGCTGACACTCGCCCTGCAACTTATCACACCCGACATGCAGCGGCCAGCCTCTTATGGCAAGTACCTGGTGGCGTATTTTGAGGATATATGTGGCGAACGTGATGTGCCCTCCATGTTTGACTTGGCGGTTAAATACAAACTAATGAAGCACTTTGAAGAGCTATTCTTTCGGATCCTGGATCTGGAAAAATATCAGAAGGGGAAGGTGAACGCAATCAAGGGCATTGGCATTGATGACTATATCAACTGCCCATCAGGCAAAGCTTTGAGAGACGCCATTGAAACCTTCCAGGCTTACCAGCTGGAGAATCCAGACTGGTTTGAAAAGGAGTGCTTAGACAGTGAAGATGAGGTTCCGGGAACTGAGATAAGCCCTTTTCTTAACGAGTGTCCCCCACAGGTTCTTAAGTGTGATCCTGTGCTCAACTTTGGACcctctgtatgtgagtgtaagGTGGAGGTACACTGTGCGGACCAGACCCATAGTGTCTGGTCCACTGAAATACCACATCTTAACCTAGACTATGAGGAACCATTTGTTCAAGATGTCCAACCAGCATGCCAGGTATATTCCCTCCATCCAGCTGTGGAAACCCCACTTGGTATCCACCAAGCTGGAGTGTGCCATGCAAATTCAGAGAACCATCCCTGCCTTTTAATTGAACCTGCACTACAGGAGCCTTTACCATCGAGTAGGAACGAGGTATTTGTGAACAAGGGGCCATTTCTTGAGGACTCTTCTGCCACTGATAAAGAGGATGCCCTTAAGAAACTACTGAACCTCCAGGTCTCCCTGGTATCTGTTGATATTACAGCTCCTCCACCCTCGGTGGATGATCAGTTCCAGACATCTTGGGATGTGCACTCATCACAGCCAGTGGAAGTGGATGAGAGTCAGGTGGAAGATGCCTCAGGAAGGAGACAATCTAGATGGTCAGATCAAGGCTATAGCTCAAGAGACTCTATGGTAAGGGAGGAGCCTCCTCCATCTTCTCTTGTTGCACTGGCTAAATTGCAGGAAGCCCTATACCTAAACAGTCCAATCTCATCCGGATTCTGCACAGAGACAATGGAGAGTTGA
- the il17ra1a gene encoding interleukin 17 receptor A1a isoform X2 — MALKCLSAVLFFFCTSEVSGLGITNRSSLTCDQMVPCEININHCVYKEWLKPQTFTPTSPVDLKVHVDVTTDERGYLVPVIVAEWKARDDGSIIHLTGTEFQVTKQGNGEHICVHYIFLKKITTMRNEFDEQWSFTLDKVIVDPDETYLVSVSNLPKPNIAHTSYNINKTIKVSGCKSPAMQKTQICIERGDNWNPNISMVRSGPQDRTLFIAFDTDEHSETYKVHVKCKQHKETQNLSKENMSSLNVTFDLEAWPHTCCSFTVEIQPFFKCGNDCLRKKRSFNICPDPPKAANSADGLWKVFTGLFVVFCGLCAICAICLRYRKQQKGPAIPLHGHPTPDNLPDAEHSVLIIYSRDHPKYTDIVLKLCAFLRAKCGTEVYLDLLDTASIGAMGRLQWMELQMRRIEQSSAKVLVLCSRGVQAKWGAMCGGPQVLLHEDVCSPMGDMLTLALQLITPDMQRPASYGKYLVAYFEDICGERDVPSMFDLAVKYKLMKHFEELFFRILDLEKYQKGKVNAIKGIGIDDYINCPSGKALRDAIETFQAYQLENPDWFEKECLDSEDEVPGTEISPFLNECPPQVLKCDPVLNFGPSVCECKVEVHCADQTHSVWSTEIPHLNLDYEEPFVQDVQPACQVYSLHPAVETPLGIHQAGVCHANSENHPCLLIEPALQEPLPSSRNEVFVNKGPFLEDSSATDKEDALKKLLNLQVSLVSVDITAPPPSVDDQFQTSWDVHSSQPVEVDESQVEDASGRRQSRWSDQGYSSRDSMVREEPPPSSLVALAKLQEALYLNSPISSGFCTETMES; from the exons ATGGCTCTGAAGTGTTTatcagctgttttatttttcttctgtacATCTGAAGTTTCTGGTCTTGGCATCACAAACAGATCCTCTCTGACCTGCGACCAAATG GTGCCATGTGAAATTAATATAA ATCACTGTGTATATAAAGAATGGCTGAAACCACAGACTTTCACTCCAACCAGTCCAGTAGATCTAAAGGTTCATGTAGACGTCACGACGGATGAGAGGGGATACTTGGTGCCTGTAATTGTGGCAGAATGGAAAGCAAGGGATGATG GGAGCATTATACATTTGACTGGAACAGAGTTTCAAGTGACAAAGCAGGGCAACGGTGAGCACATctgtgttcattacatttttcttaAGAAGATTACTACAATGAGAAATGAATTTGATGAACAG TGGTCTTTTACTTTGGACAAAGTGATTGTCGATCCAGATGAGACTTATTTGGTATCTGTCTCCAACCTTCCCAAGCCCAACATCGCACACACCAGTTACAACATTAACAAAACTATCAAAGTCTCAG GTTGTAAAAGTCCTGCTATGCAGAAGACTCAGATCTGCATCGAAAGGG GAGACAACTGGAATCCCAACATCTCCATGGTGAGATCAGGGCCTCAGGACAGGAcactttttattgcttttgacACTGATGAGCATTCTGAAACTTATAAAGTCCATGTGAAGTGCAAACAAcacaaagaaacccaaaatcTCAGTAAG GAAAACATGTCCTCCCTAAATGTCACATTTGACCTAGAAGCTTGGCCACACACATGCTGCAGTTTCACTGTGGAG ATCCAGCCATTCTTTAAGTGTGGAAATGACTGCTTACGGAAGAAAAGAAGTTTTAATATATGCCCAG ACCCACCTAAGGCAGCAAACAGTGCAGATGGTTTGTGGAAGGTTTTTACTGGGTTGTTTGTCGTATTCTGTGGTCTTTGTGCCATTTGTGCCATTTGTTTGCGCTACAGAAAGCAGCAGAAGG GTCCAGCAATACCCCTGCATGGGCACCCTACTCCAGATAATCTACCAGATGCTGAGCATTCCGTGTTAATCATCTACTCAAGAGATCACCCAAAATACACTGATATAGTGCTGAAGCTCTGTGCCTTCTTGAGGGCCAAGTGCGGCACAGAGGTTTACTTGGACCTCCTGGACACGGCCTCTATAGGAGCCATGGGCCGCCTGCAATGGATGGAATTACAGATGCGTCGTATAGAGCAATCTTCTGCCAAAGTGCTGGTCCTCTGCTCACGAGGAGTGCAGGCCAAGTGGGGAGCCATGTGTGGCGGACCTCAAGTCCTCTTACATGAGGATGTTTGCTCGCCAATGGGGGACATGCTGACACTCGCCCTGCAACTTATCACACCCGACATGCAGCGGCCAGCCTCTTATGGCAAGTACCTGGTGGCGTATTTTGAGGATATATGTGGCGAACGTGATGTGCCCTCCATGTTTGACTTGGCGGTTAAATACAAACTAATGAAGCACTTTGAAGAGCTATTCTTTCGGATCCTGGATCTGGAAAAATATCAGAAGGGGAAGGTGAACGCAATCAAGGGCATTGGCATTGATGACTATATCAACTGCCCATCAGGCAAAGCTTTGAGAGACGCCATTGAAACCTTCCAGGCTTACCAGCTGGAGAATCCAGACTGGTTTGAAAAGGAGTGCTTAGACAGTGAAGATGAGGTTCCGGGAACTGAGATAAGCCCTTTTCTTAACGAGTGTCCCCCACAGGTTCTTAAGTGTGATCCTGTGCTCAACTTTGGACcctctgtatgtgagtgtaagGTGGAGGTACACTGTGCGGACCAGACCCATAGTGTCTGGTCCACTGAAATACCACATCTTAACCTAGACTATGAGGAACCATTTGTTCAAGATGTCCAACCAGCATGCCAGGTATATTCCCTCCATCCAGCTGTGGAAACCCCACTTGGTATCCACCAAGCTGGAGTGTGCCATGCAAATTCAGAGAACCATCCCTGCCTTTTAATTGAACCTGCACTACAGGAGCCTTTACCATCGAGTAGGAACGAGGTATTTGTGAACAAGGGGCCATTTCTTGAGGACTCTTCTGCCACTGATAAAGAGGATGCCCTTAAGAAACTACTGAACCTCCAGGTCTCCCTGGTATCTGTTGATATTACAGCTCCTCCACCCTCGGTGGATGATCAGTTCCAGACATCTTGGGATGTGCACTCATCACAGCCAGTGGAAGTGGATGAGAGTCAGGTGGAAGATGCCTCAGGAAGGAGACAATCTAGATGGTCAGATCAAGGCTATAGCTCAAGAGACTCTATGGTAAGGGAGGAGCCTCCTCCATCTTCTCTTGTTGCACTGGCTAAATTGCAGGAAGCCCTATACCTAAACAGTCCAATCTCATCCGGATTCTGCACAGAGACAATGGAGAGTTGA